One Turneriella parva DSM 21527 genomic region harbors:
- a CDS encoding VOC family protein, whose translation MVIIETLSHINIPAKNLQKAVEFYTQFLDFEVVEESANFAVVSFDNLQLRLDTTLEPYAKVPVLSFLLDVDDFTEALQEVEQNEVAIAKGPFEVEGGESVHVVDPNGNLVELYYRED comes from the coding sequence ATGGTCATCATCGAAACGCTCAGTCATATCAACATACCGGCAAAGAATTTGCAGAAGGCGGTTGAGTTTTATACGCAGTTTCTCGACTTCGAAGTCGTCGAAGAGAGCGCAAACTTTGCGGTCGTTTCGTTCGATAACCTGCAGCTACGGCTCGATACGACACTCGAACCCTATGCAAAAGTGCCCGTACTCTCATTTTTGCTCGACGTCGACGATTTCACAGAAGCACTGCAAGAAGTCGAACAGAACGAGGTTGCAATTGCCAAAGGCCCATTCGAGGTTGAAGGCGGCGAAAGCGTTCACGTGGTCGACCCAAACGGCAACCTGGTAGAACTGTATTACCGCGAAGACTGA
- a CDS encoding hybrid sensor histidine kinase/response regulator, translated as MSKLLLALSCVGFLTACGDKRRAPIEAHLGVLDLRERSQPQQTPWDFERDGILEIKGDWEFYWSQLLDPTDFQTAQKPQPSALVRIPGRWNGLKLGDDTLSGSGFATYRLKIMLPGKNFLHDELLALRCRYQQTAYRIFWNGTSVASNGMVAATKAAYKPEYRPLTAKLPLTTTSEAEIIVQIANFEHRNGGFSIPLELGLAPQLTAYTRSRQLTEAFLLGALILLAAYFVGLYTFRNQDYTPAWFAITCIAIVFRTLVTGDRLVMILVPNANWELLLRIEYLSFMLANFAGIMYLEKLFVDETSRLMRKILLTGIVLTALPVVFSPPAIFTHTLLPSQIVIIVSLLYAFIVALRAVSRRRPGSVAIFIGFGVLAAVTINDIIYNQLLIGFGYLAPYGVFALVLTHAVALSSRLAAAFSQTENLKENLEVQVDMRTAELRQAIKVAEEANEAKAAFFAMMTHELRTPLNGIIGVSNILGNMNLTAEQTKYLNIVKDSSANLMSVINDILDFSLIDAGKLGLNKTEFALAETLEEVVLLGRTLIKDKSLDLTLAPLPPELPQRIVTDQGRLKQVIINLISNAVKFTPSGSVVVICGLLAHRGETYEIEISVEDTGIGISEQDQKKLFKPYSQADQSISRRYGGTGLGLVISSRIVEALGGKMRLTSVEGKGSCFSFSFEAQVPGAAVAKENDAPTDSAAGAEFAARYPLRILAVEDDAVNQVVITETLRSLGYEISLAENGREAVALAENKIFDLIFMDVQMPEMSGIEATERIRALTDGDRVAIVALTADSSAENRHKCFAAGIDDFLTKPFSPQNLQAALVKWSKGRSGNA; from the coding sequence ATGTCGAAATTGCTGCTGGCGCTCAGCTGCGTTGGTTTTCTGACAGCCTGCGGCGACAAACGCCGTGCACCTATCGAAGCACACCTGGGTGTGCTCGACCTGCGTGAGAGATCCCAGCCGCAACAAACCCCGTGGGATTTCGAACGTGACGGAATACTCGAAATCAAAGGAGACTGGGAGTTCTACTGGAGCCAGCTACTCGACCCGACAGATTTTCAGACCGCGCAGAAGCCGCAACCTTCTGCTTTGGTGCGCATACCGGGCCGCTGGAATGGCCTCAAGCTGGGCGACGATACGCTTTCGGGCTCAGGCTTCGCGACTTACCGGCTGAAAATCATGCTGCCGGGAAAAAATTTTCTGCACGATGAGCTGCTGGCGTTGCGTTGCCGCTACCAGCAGACGGCGTACCGCATTTTCTGGAATGGAACATCGGTTGCATCAAACGGCATGGTCGCTGCAACGAAAGCCGCTTACAAACCTGAGTATCGCCCACTGACAGCGAAGCTGCCGCTCACGACCACAAGCGAAGCCGAAATTATTGTACAGATCGCCAACTTCGAGCACCGCAACGGCGGTTTTTCGATTCCGCTTGAGCTCGGCCTTGCACCGCAGCTCACGGCCTATACCCGCTCACGGCAACTGACTGAAGCGTTCTTGCTCGGGGCATTGATCTTGCTTGCAGCATATTTCGTCGGTCTGTATACTTTTCGCAACCAGGATTACACACCCGCCTGGTTTGCCATTACCTGCATTGCGATAGTCTTTCGTACCCTCGTCACGGGCGACAGGCTCGTGATGATTCTAGTACCCAATGCAAACTGGGAGCTGCTGCTGCGTATCGAGTATCTTTCTTTCATGTTAGCGAATTTCGCGGGCATCATGTACCTCGAGAAACTTTTTGTCGATGAGACATCGCGCCTCATGCGCAAGATTCTGCTCACGGGTATTGTGCTGACAGCACTGCCCGTGGTATTTTCGCCGCCGGCTATTTTTACGCACACGCTATTGCCGTCGCAAATTGTAATCATCGTCAGTCTGCTCTATGCGTTTATCGTTGCATTGCGGGCCGTCAGTCGCCGCCGGCCTGGCAGCGTCGCCATCTTCATCGGTTTTGGCGTGCTGGCAGCTGTTACCATCAACGACATCATATACAACCAACTGTTGATCGGCTTCGGTTATCTCGCGCCATACGGCGTTTTTGCTCTGGTTTTGACGCATGCCGTGGCGCTTTCGAGCCGTTTGGCGGCAGCATTTTCACAAACAGAAAACTTAAAAGAAAATCTCGAGGTACAGGTTGATATGCGCACCGCCGAGCTGCGGCAGGCGATTAAGGTGGCAGAAGAAGCGAACGAGGCGAAGGCGGCGTTCTTCGCGATGATGACCCATGAACTGCGAACTCCTCTCAACGGCATTATCGGAGTCTCGAATATTCTGGGCAACATGAACCTCACCGCCGAACAGACCAAATACCTGAATATTGTCAAAGACAGCAGCGCGAACCTCATGTCGGTCATCAACGACATTCTCGATTTTTCGCTCATCGACGCCGGCAAGCTGGGACTCAACAAAACCGAATTTGCACTCGCTGAAACGCTCGAAGAGGTTGTATTGCTCGGCCGAACCCTGATCAAAGACAAATCGCTTGATCTCACCCTCGCGCCTTTACCGCCCGAACTACCGCAGCGCATAGTCACTGATCAGGGACGACTTAAACAGGTCATCATCAACCTCATTAGTAACGCGGTCAAGTTCACACCGAGCGGTTCTGTCGTCGTGATCTGCGGTCTGCTCGCGCACAGAGGCGAAACTTATGAAATTGAGATATCCGTCGAAGACACGGGAATCGGCATTTCAGAGCAAGACCAGAAAAAACTTTTCAAACCCTATTCGCAGGCAGATCAATCGATCTCGCGCCGCTATGGCGGTACCGGCCTTGGGCTCGTGATCAGCTCGCGTATCGTCGAAGCGCTCGGCGGCAAGATGCGGCTTACCAGCGTCGAAGGCAAAGGCAGTTGTTTTTCTTTCAGTTTCGAAGCGCAGGTGCCTGGTGCTGCGGTGGCCAAAGAAAATGACGCACCGACAGACTCTGCTGCGGGGGCAGAATTCGCTGCCCGGTACCCGCTGCGCATTCTCGCCGTTGAAGACGATGCCGTCAACCAGGTCGTGATCACCGAAACGCTGCGCTCGCTGGGGTACGAGATCAGCCTGGCCGAAAATGGCAGAGAGGCGGTGGCTCTCGCCGAGAACAAGATATTCGATCTCATCTTTATGGATGTGCAAATGCCCGAAATGTCGGGCATCGAGGCAACCGAACGCATTCGGGCCCTTACCGATGGCGACCGTGTCGCCATCGTCGCGCTGACCGCCGATTCGTCGGCAGAAAATCGCCATAAATGTTTCGCAGCGGGTATCGACGACTTTCTCACGAAACCCTTCAGCCCGCAGAATCTGCAGGCGGCTTTAGTCAAGTGGTCAAAAGGCCGCAGCGGCAACGCTTGA
- a CDS encoding 6-hydroxymethylpterin diphosphokinase MptE-like protein, whose protein sequence is MSLSPFSAFEAVVSAERQQIRFAEQTITFYTARSGERDLRHFREQLAAVSPSMIPLLVAPYSTSLAPLLKDARRFVWLAPVCFSKNLPGDARLICSDANLQEFINSVETDDNFEIVIPPQWQGFQAAVRTVTVEILRQAAARLKTLRHFGRLWPINFTANAPSARRWRDIRTLAAGGAPDAIVMAGPTLDQSLRELQSKQNIWAADTALPVLSAHGIEARAVFSADAGFASREHFVGVNTTKATLVCDMLVNPGVARLPFAAICTYASSHPLVQQFCLVERPDLTAITNAEGNVGSLMLAIHQDLFGELPVSIYGYDRGHRRRVTHARGTAYFRRVYGRQTRIANIETYMLRLSRRYS, encoded by the coding sequence ATGAGCCTAAGCCCGTTCAGCGCATTCGAGGCTGTTGTCTCTGCAGAACGGCAGCAGATTCGTTTTGCCGAACAGACGATTACATTCTACACAGCGCGTTCGGGCGAGCGTGACCTTAGGCACTTTCGCGAACAACTTGCTGCCGTTTCACCGAGCATGATACCCCTGCTGGTGGCGCCCTACTCAACTTCACTCGCTCCGCTTCTGAAAGACGCAAGGCGTTTTGTATGGCTCGCACCCGTTTGCTTTTCAAAAAATCTACCCGGTGACGCAAGGCTCATTTGTTCCGATGCAAATTTGCAAGAGTTTATCAACAGTGTTGAAACCGACGACAATTTTGAAATTGTTATACCGCCCCAATGGCAGGGATTTCAGGCCGCCGTGCGCACCGTCACCGTCGAAATTCTGAGGCAGGCGGCTGCGCGTCTGAAAACTCTGCGGCATTTCGGCAGATTATGGCCAATCAACTTCACCGCGAATGCCCCGTCTGCGCGTCGCTGGCGAGATATCCGCACGTTAGCGGCTGGCGGCGCCCCCGATGCAATCGTCATGGCAGGCCCGACTCTCGACCAAAGCCTGCGCGAATTGCAATCAAAACAAAATATTTGGGCCGCAGATACTGCGCTGCCCGTTCTCAGCGCGCACGGTATCGAAGCCCGCGCCGTTTTTTCAGCCGACGCGGGTTTTGCCAGCCGTGAGCACTTCGTCGGCGTAAATACCACAAAAGCGACACTTGTGTGCGATATGCTGGTGAACCCAGGTGTTGCAAGACTGCCGTTTGCCGCAATCTGCACGTACGCCAGCTCGCACCCTTTGGTTCAGCAATTCTGTCTGGTTGAAAGGCCCGATCTGACAGCAATCACAAATGCCGAAGGCAATGTCGGCTCGCTGATGCTAGCGATACACCAAGACCTCTTTGGTGAGCTGCCAGTTTCGATTTATGGCTATGACCGCGGGCACAGGCGGCGCGTCACGCATGCCCGGGGCACCGCGTATTTCAGGCGTGTCTACGGCAGACAAACGCGCATCGCGAACATCGAAACCTATATGTTACGCCTCAGCCGGCGGTATTCTTAA